A single genomic interval of Ruminococcus sp. NK3A76 harbors:
- the sufB gene encoding Fe-S cluster assembly protein SufB: protein MGQKTKIDDIDRSLYDFRYEEDEEDLFDNGITPEIISEISDEKNDPDWMREFRLRSLEIYQKTPMVKWGASIEELDVDNIVTYIRPKTRMNTDWEDVPENIKETFERLGIPQAERESLAGVGAQYDSELVYHNVREEVAQSGVVYTDLESAMHDPKYADIIKSHFMKLVPPTDHKFAALHGAVWSGGSFVYVPKNVRLEIPLQSYFRLNAKGAGQFEHTLIILEEGSYLHFIEGCSAPKYYEAGLHAGCVELYVGKGASLRYSTIENWSKNMYNLNTKRAIVEEGGKIEWVSGSFGSHVSYLYPMSILNGENASAEFTGITFAGEGQDLDTGAKIVHNAPNTSSYMNTKSLSKSGGKSTFRSAVTVNESAVGSKSSVNCESLMLDSVSRSDTVPAIVVKADKCDVGHEARIGRISDEAIFYLTSRGLSEEDARALIVRGFADNVSKELPLEYAVEMNDLIGLEMHGNSGQEGK from the coding sequence ATGGGACAGAAGACAAAGATAGACGACATTGACCGCTCGCTCTACGATTTCAGGTATGAGGAGGACGAGGAGGATCTCTTCGACAACGGCATCACACCTGAGATAATAAGCGAGATATCTGACGAGAAAAACGACCCCGACTGGATGAGAGAATTCCGCTTAAGGTCGCTTGAGATATATCAGAAGACCCCTATGGTCAAGTGGGGCGCTTCAATTGAGGAACTCGATGTTGACAACATAGTCACATACATTCGCCCGAAAACGAGAATGAACACCGACTGGGAGGACGTGCCCGAAAACATCAAGGAAACTTTCGAGCGCCTTGGCATACCGCAGGCCGAGCGTGAGAGCCTTGCAGGTGTCGGCGCTCAGTACGACAGCGAGCTTGTCTACCACAATGTCAGGGAGGAGGTCGCACAGTCGGGCGTGGTATACACAGACCTTGAAAGTGCCATGCACGACCCGAAATACGCCGACATCATCAAGAGCCATTTCATGAAGCTCGTTCCCCCGACAGACCACAAGTTCGCAGCGCTGCACGGTGCTGTATGGTCGGGCGGCTCGTTTGTATATGTACCAAAAAATGTACGGTTAGAGATACCGCTGCAATCATATTTCAGGCTCAATGCAAAGGGCGCAGGCCAGTTTGAGCACACGCTCATTATTTTAGAGGAGGGGTCGTATCTGCACTTTATAGAGGGGTGCTCGGCTCCGAAATACTACGAGGCAGGGCTTCACGCAGGCTGCGTCGAGCTGTATGTCGGCAAGGGCGCAAGCTTGCGCTACTCGACAATCGAGAACTGGTCAAAGAATATGTACAACCTCAATACAAAGCGTGCGATCGTCGAGGAGGGCGGCAAGATAGAGTGGGTGTCGGGCAGCTTCGGCTCGCACGTTTCATACCTCTATCCTATGAGTATATTAAACGGCGAGAACGCAAGCGCTGAGTTTACCGGCATAACCTTCGCAGGCGAGGGGCAGGACCTTGACACGGGTGCCAAGATAGTACACAACGCACCCAACACATCAAGCTACATGAACACAAAGTCGCTGAGCAAATCGGGCGGCAAGAGCACTTTCAGAAGTGCCGTGACGGTGAACGAGAGCGCTGTCGGCTCAAAGAGCTCGGTCAACTGCGAATCGCTGATGCTCGACTCGGTATCACGCTCGGACACGGTGCCTGCGATCGTCGTAAAGGCCGATAAATGCGACGTCGGCCACGAGGCAAGGATAGGCCGCATAAGCGACGAGGCTATCTTTTATCTTACATCACGAGGGCTCTCGGAGGAGGACGCAAGGGCGCTCATCGTGCGTGGATTTGCTGACAATGTGTCAAAGGAGCTGCCGCTTGAATATGCCGTTGAGATGAATGATCTCATAGGCCTTGAAATGCACGGCAATTCCGGTCAGGAGGGAAAATAA
- the sufC gene encoding Fe-S cluster assembly ATPase SufC: MSEILKTEGLCVSADEKELLHSVDISVGEGETHVLMGHNGAGKSTFGCTVMGSPEYTVTSGKIIFDGEDITSLSADKRAKKGIFLSFQSPVEIPGITLSEFLRNAQEQVSGKRIKLWDFKKQLKAAMELIGMDSSYADRDLNVGFSGGEKKKAEILQLLILKPRLAILDETDSGLDVDAVKTVSKGIEEYRKSVGGTLLIITHNAKILEALSVDRTHILKTGRVAEEGGGELALRVLNEGFEKVLSTAQAQ, encoded by the coding sequence ATGTCTGAGATACTTAAGACCGAGGGGCTTTGCGTTTCGGCTGACGAAAAGGAGCTTCTTCATTCTGTTGATATATCGGTAGGCGAGGGCGAGACTCATGTGCTCATGGGTCACAACGGCGCCGGCAAGTCTACCTTCGGCTGCACTGTCATGGGCAGCCCCGAATACACCGTGACGAGCGGAAAGATAATCTTTGACGGCGAGGACATCACCTCTCTCTCTGCTGACAAGCGTGCAAAGAAGGGGATATTCCTCTCCTTCCAGAGCCCGGTCGAGATACCCGGCATCACGCTGTCTGAGTTTTTAAGAAACGCACAGGAGCAGGTGAGCGGCAAGCGCATAAAGCTGTGGGATTTCAAAAAGCAGCTCAAAGCTGCAATGGAGCTTATCGGAATGGACAGCTCGTATGCCGACCGTGACCTCAACGTCGGCTTCTCGGGCGGCGAGAAAAAGAAAGCTGAGATCTTACAGCTGCTCATCTTAAAGCCGAGACTTGCGATACTTGACGAGACAGACTCAGGCCTTGATGTTGACGCTGTAAAGACAGTCTCAAAGGGCATCGAGGAATACAGAAAAAGTGTCGGCGGCACGCTGCTCATAATCACACACAATGCGAAGATACTCGAAGCGCTGAGTGTTGACAGAACGCACATTCTCAAGACAGGCAGAGTTGCAGAGGAGGGCGGCGGAGAGCTCGCACTCAGGGTACTTAACGAGGGCTTTGAAAAGGTCCTCAGCACAGCGCAGGCACAGTAA